The sequence below is a genomic window from Mycobacterium sp. ITM-2016-00316.
AGGACGATCCCGTAGTCCTCGCCGAAGCTGTCCCGGAACGCCGAGGCCGTCACCACGTTCTCGATGCCCTCGGCACCGCAGAAACGGCTCTGCGCGAACGGCAGATCCTTCGACACGTTCAGCACCGCCGCGCCGGTCGATGCGGCGCGCTCGTTGAACGTCCGGACACTCGTCGCGCACACCGGGGTGTCCACCGACGGGAAGATGTTGAGCAGTACGGCCTTGCCGCTGAACTGGTCACTGGTGACCGCACCGAGGTCGGTACCGACCAGGGTGAATGCCGGAGCGGACGTGCCGACTGCGGGCAGCTCGCCGGCCGTGTTGATGGGGTTTCCCTTGATGGTGATCTGTGCCATGGCCACCAGTCTGTCAAAGACTGGAGCGCTCGGGTGCCACAGGGGTATGTGACGATGCATGGCACCATCGAATCGTGATCGTCCTGCCCGACGCGGTCCTCGCGATGGCCGCCCGCGGACACGAATGGCAGCGTTGGGTCGACGACCTGCCCAGGTCGGTCAGCAGCCAGCTTCAGGAGTGGGATCTCACCGCGAACGGTGCACCCCAATACGGATTCTGCTCGATCGTGCTGCCGGTCCGTGCCGGAGACGGTGAATCCACCATGCTCAAAATCGCTTTCCCCGACGACGAATCCGAACACGAACACCTGGCGCTGCGCCGCTGGGACGGCCAGGGAACCGTGCGCCTGCTGCGCGCCAACCCTCACCGCCGCGCAATGCTGCTGGAGCGGCTGCATGCCCGCAACCTCAACGACGTCTGGGACCTGGAGGCGTG
It includes:
- the tpx gene encoding thiol peroxidase; amino-acid sequence: MAQITIKGNPINTAGELPAVGTSAPAFTLVGTDLGAVTSDQFSGKAVLLNIFPSVDTPVCATSVRTFNERAASTGAAVLNVSKDLPFAQSRFCGAEGIENVVTASAFRDSFGEDYGIVLVDGPFAGLLGRAVVVIGADGNVAYAELVPEIAQEPNYDAALAALK